From a single Bryobacter aggregatus MPL3 genomic region:
- a CDS encoding PQQ-binding-like beta-propeller repeat protein — MKLSARLSLPAFLLFSALTFAQDQTAGQRAYDSRCGRCHGGDGRGSDMAPALLRGVGTRDDAQLALLIRNGIPGKMPGSNVGDEELKALIGHARLLRMRSRQRPIVRETLQLTDGRTLEGEVLGEGFSDKQLRSNGKLHLLRRVEGGKYREVTSSIDWPGYNGDPRGNRYTTMTQINKSNVAGMTAKWVFPVPNGARLQGTPVVVAGVMYVTDVNQCIALDAGTGRQIWHWRRPVTPGTVGASSNRGVAVIEDRVFISTDHAHLVALNRHTGEEIWDVETADYKQNYFATGAPLAVGGLVLAGVGGGEHGTRGFIAAYDAKTGKEAWRFWTVPGKGDFGSETWKGKDQEHGGGSTWLTGTYDPELDTIYWPIGNPSKEYDGADREGDNLFTDSVVALDPKTGQRKWHFQFTPHDLWDWDATETPLLINADWEGKPRKLLLHGNRNGFFYVLDRTNGKALLVKQFVKKLTWATGMTPEGRPIKAPNQEPSEKGTYVCPSQDGASNFYSPSYIPATGLFYFQTFEKCSVYTKRDQGDWTPGKAYLGGSQQTAPGVAEHYLRALDIKTGKTVWELPQPGPAQGWGGTIATATGLIFFGEENGAMMAADATTGKPLWRFETNQNWKSSPMAYQFDGKQFIAAIAGGNVLAFGLPD, encoded by the coding sequence ATGAAGTTGTCTGCTCGATTGAGCCTTCCGGCGTTCCTACTCTTCTCTGCTTTGACTTTTGCCCAGGACCAGACAGCTGGCCAACGTGCTTATGACAGCCGCTGCGGACGATGCCATGGAGGCGATGGACGCGGAAGCGATATGGCCCCAGCCCTGCTGCGCGGCGTCGGCACTCGAGATGACGCACAACTGGCATTGTTGATCCGCAACGGGATTCCGGGGAAGATGCCCGGGAGCAATGTGGGCGATGAAGAACTGAAGGCATTGATCGGCCACGCGCGATTATTGCGAATGCGCTCGCGGCAAAGGCCAATTGTCCGGGAGACCTTACAGTTGACCGATGGCCGCACGCTGGAAGGCGAAGTGCTTGGGGAAGGCTTTAGCGACAAACAACTGCGCAGCAACGGCAAACTTCATCTGCTCCGCCGTGTAGAGGGTGGCAAGTATCGCGAAGTCACTTCTTCCATCGACTGGCCCGGCTACAACGGCGATCCACGTGGGAACCGCTACACAACGATGACGCAGATCAACAAATCGAATGTTGCGGGGATGACGGCAAAGTGGGTGTTCCCAGTTCCGAATGGAGCACGTCTGCAAGGGACACCGGTAGTAGTGGCAGGCGTCATGTATGTGACAGACGTCAACCAATGCATTGCGCTCGATGCAGGCACAGGGCGGCAGATCTGGCATTGGCGGCGGCCTGTAACGCCGGGTACCGTAGGCGCCAGTTCGAATCGCGGGGTAGCCGTGATCGAGGATCGGGTGTTCATCTCCACTGACCATGCGCATCTGGTCGCCTTGAATCGCCATACGGGCGAAGAAATTTGGGACGTAGAGACCGCCGACTACAAGCAGAACTATTTTGCAACCGGCGCGCCGCTTGCGGTGGGTGGCCTAGTGCTGGCAGGAGTGGGGGGCGGAGAGCATGGAACGCGCGGCTTCATTGCGGCCTATGACGCGAAGACCGGCAAGGAGGCTTGGCGCTTCTGGACCGTCCCCGGCAAGGGTGACTTCGGCTCGGAGACCTGGAAGGGCAAAGATCAGGAACACGGAGGCGGCTCCACTTGGCTCACCGGTACCTACGACCCGGAACTGGACACCATCTATTGGCCGATTGGCAATCCCTCCAAGGAATATGACGGAGCAGATCGCGAGGGCGATAACCTGTTCACCGATTCCGTTGTGGCGCTCGATCCGAAGACCGGCCAACGGAAGTGGCATTTCCAGTTCACGCCTCATGATCTTTGGGATTGGGACGCAACCGAAACTCCACTGCTTATCAATGCCGATTGGGAAGGTAAGCCGCGAAAGTTGCTGCTGCATGGCAATCGGAATGGCTTCTTTTATGTGCTGGACAGAACCAACGGCAAAGCGCTGTTGGTGAAACAGTTTGTGAAGAAACTGACCTGGGCAACCGGGATGACGCCGGAGGGACGCCCGATCAAGGCTCCGAATCAGGAACCCTCAGAAAAGGGCACCTATGTCTGCCCCTCGCAAGACGGCGCATCGAATTTCTATTCTCCGTCGTACATTCCAGCAACGGGACTCTTCTACTTCCAGACTTTCGAGAAGTGCAGTGTTTACACAAAACGGGACCAAGGGGACTGGACACCGGGCAAGGCCTATCTTGGCGGATCCCAGCAGACCGCTCCGGGAGTGGCGGAACACTATCTGCGGGCACTCGATATCAAGACCGGCAAGACCGTATGGGAATTGCCACAACCCGGCCCTGCGCAGGGATGGGGCGGGACGATCGCGACGGCAACCGGACTGATCTTCTTTGGAGAAGAGAACGGTGCGATGATGGCGGCCGATGCTACAACCGGCAAGCCGCTCTGGCGCTTTGAGACGAATCAGAATTGGAAGTCATCTCCGATGGCCTATCAGTTTGACGGCAAGCAATTCATCGCCGCAATCGCAGGTGGCAATGTGCTGGCCTTCGGATTGCCGGACTAG